Proteins encoded by one window of Flavobacterium sp. N502540:
- a CDS encoding SusC/RagA family TonB-linked outer membrane protein yields MKLTKLLIFCFSFLLFSVVTMAQDVTVSGIINDENGMPVPGASILIKGTNKATASDFDGKFQISVPANGTLTFSFVGYNTVQEAVNGRTKIDVKLKAESQALNEVVVVGYGTQKKSVVTGSISSVKAKDLESLPITRVEQALQGRVSGVSIAANAGQPGSASTIRIRGFTTLNNNDPLWVVDGVIVDNGGIGYLNQSDIESIEVLKDGASGAIYGSRAAAGVILVTTKKGKAGRISVSYTGFAGTSQAAKKLDLLDANQYVTIMNEANVNGGTPNRYTVPANVGNGTDWQNVIFNNHAQRSSHELSFSGGNDTSTFYMSFGLTDQEGIVNSDISNYNRKNIRLNSNHKLGKYIKIGQTLGYSHEKTIGVGNTNDEFGGPLSSAINLDPLTPVLVAPGAATGAGTPYENKNALRDANGNYYGISTIVTQETSNPLAYTQTRLGNNDFADNFVGNIFAEAEILPGLKFKSTAGGKLAYYGSDNFTPVYYLNGATKKDVNELFRSYKKSFSWNWENTLNYDKKIGNHHFGILIGKGTYVDNITSGNDITYRGVPATTHAEASFNVDIPISDKIANAYNAQALEHRVESLFSRLNYDYKEKYIFTGILRRDGSTRFGPNHKYGTFPSVSLGWVPSKENFWGENKIVNTLKIRGGYGVTGNDSSPDFLYISTVGIQRNYTIGGVIVNGQSPNAIPNPDLKWEETKQLNIGFETTLLHDFNLSVDLFNKKTEGILMKVPIPGYVGATGNTYANLADMENRGVDIELGYHKKIGELNLSVNGNFSYIKNEITYIDKGVNFLVGDETVQSSSYEINRTEVGHAYNSFYGFKTNGIFQTQADIDSYKNAAGKVIQPNAKPGDFRWQDLDGDGVIGANDRTFLGTSLPKFTYGFTMNLAYKGFDMLVFGQGAGGNMIYQGLRRLDISTANYQTEVMGRWTGPGSTNSYPRVTTNDTNKNFTNPSDFNLQKGDFFRFKTIQLGYSFPKEWIESISLQKVRLYVTGENLWTITKYTGYDPEIGGPTTAGMNNVQGVDRGYYPQAKSYMLGVNLQF; encoded by the coding sequence ATGAAATTAACAAAATTACTTATTTTTTGTTTTTCGTTTCTGTTGTTTTCAGTTGTCACAATGGCGCAGGATGTTACAGTAAGCGGAATCATAAATGATGAAAATGGAATGCCAGTTCCGGGTGCGTCTATTTTAATAAAAGGCACAAATAAGGCGACAGCATCTGATTTCGATGGAAAATTTCAGATCAGTGTTCCTGCAAACGGTACTTTAACATTTAGTTTTGTAGGTTATAATACTGTACAGGAAGCTGTAAACGGAAGAACTAAAATTGATGTTAAGTTAAAAGCGGAATCTCAGGCCTTAAATGAAGTTGTAGTAGTAGGATATGGTACACAAAAGAAAAGTGTCGTTACAGGTTCTATTTCCAGTGTTAAGGCAAAAGACTTGGAGAGTCTCCCTATAACAAGGGTAGAACAAGCTTTACAAGGCAGAGTGTCCGGGGTTTCTATAGCAGCAAATGCAGGACAGCCGGGATCAGCTTCTACCATACGTATTCGAGGTTTTACTACATTAAACAATAATGATCCTTTATGGGTTGTTGATGGTGTGATCGTCGATAATGGAGGTATTGGTTACTTAAATCAATCGGATATCGAATCTATTGAGGTACTTAAAGATGGTGCTTCAGGAGCAATTTACGGTTCGCGTGCTGCTGCAGGGGTTATCCTTGTAACGACTAAAAAAGGTAAAGCTGGAAGAATCTCCGTTAGCTATACGGGCTTTGCAGGAACATCTCAGGCGGCTAAAAAATTAGATTTGTTAGATGCTAATCAGTACGTAACGATTATGAATGAAGCTAACGTAAATGGCGGAACTCCTAATAGATATACCGTTCCTGCCAATGTTGGAAACGGAACAGACTGGCAGAATGTAATTTTTAATAACCATGCACAACGTTCTTCTCATGAACTAAGCTTTAGCGGTGGTAATGATACGTCAACTTTTTACATGTCTTTTGGATTAACAGATCAGGAAGGTATTGTAAACTCTGATATTTCTAATTACAACAGAAAAAATATCCGTTTGAACTCTAACCATAAATTAGGGAAGTATATTAAAATTGGTCAGACTTTAGGATATTCTCACGAAAAAACAATTGGTGTTGGAAATACGAATGATGAGTTTGGTGGACCTTTATCATCAGCGATCAACTTAGACCCACTAACCCCCGTACTTGTTGCTCCTGGAGCTGCAACTGGTGCAGGTACTCCATACGAGAATAAAAATGCACTTAGAGATGCAAATGGAAACTACTACGGTATTTCAACAATCGTAACTCAGGAAACCTCAAATCCATTAGCCTATACACAAACGAGATTAGGAAACAATGACTTCGCTGATAATTTTGTTGGAAACATTTTCGCGGAAGCGGAAATTTTACCGGGATTAAAATTCAAATCTACTGCAGGTGGAAAATTAGCGTATTACGGATCAGATAACTTTACACCAGTTTATTATTTAAATGGAGCTACCAAAAAAGATGTAAACGAATTGTTCCGATCGTACAAAAAATCTTTCAGCTGGAACTGGGAGAATACTTTAAACTACGATAAGAAAATTGGAAATCACCATTTTGGTATTTTAATTGGAAAAGGTACTTATGTTGATAATATTACTTCCGGTAATGATATCACGTACAGAGGTGTGCCAGCTACGACACATGCTGAAGCTTCTTTTAATGTCGACATTCCAATTTCTGATAAAATAGCAAACGCTTACAATGCACAAGCTTTAGAACACAGAGTAGAGTCCTTGTTTTCCAGATTAAACTACGATTATAAAGAAAAATATATTTTTACCGGTATTCTTCGTCGTGATGGTTCTACTCGTTTCGGACCAAATCATAAGTACGGAACTTTCCCGTCAGTATCTTTAGGCTGGGTTCCTTCCAAAGAAAATTTCTGGGGAGAAAATAAAATCGTGAATACTTTAAAAATAAGAGGAGGTTATGGGGTTACAGGTAATGATTCCTCTCCTGATTTCTTATACATTTCTACAGTTGGAATTCAAAGAAACTATACTATCGGTGGAGTAATTGTTAACGGACAAAGTCCAAATGCGATTCCAAACCCTGATTTGAAATGGGAAGAAACCAAACAACTTAACATTGGTTTTGAAACTACGTTATTACATGACTTCAATTTAAGTGTGGATCTTTTCAACAAAAAAACAGAAGGTATTTTAATGAAAGTACCGATTCCGGGTTATGTTGGAGCCACAGGTAATACTTATGCAAACTTAGCAGATATGGAAAACCGCGGTGTAGATATTGAATTAGGCTACCATAAGAAAATTGGAGAATTGAACCTGTCTGTTAATGGAAACTTCTCTTACATCAAAAATGAAATTACTTATATAGACAAAGGAGTTAATTTCTTAGTTGGAGACGAAACGGTACAGTCCAGTTCTTACGAAATCAACAGAACAGAAGTAGGTCATGCGTATAACTCCTTCTACGGATTTAAAACAAATGGTATTTTCCAGACTCAGGCCGACATTGATTCGTACAAAAATGCGGCAGGTAAAGTAATTCAACCTAATGCTAAACCGGGAGATTTCCGTTGGCAGGATTTGGATGGAGACGGTGTAATTGGAGCTAACGACCGAACTTTCTTAGGAACTTCATTGCCTAAATTCACTTATGGATTTACGATGAACTTAGCTTACAAGGGGTTTGATATGTTAGTTTTCGGTCAGGGTGCAGGAGGAAATATGATCTATCAGGGATTGAGAAGACTTGATATTTCTACAGCAAATTATCAAACAGAAGTTATGGGACGTTGGACAGGACCGGGATCAACAAACAGTTATCCTAGAGTTACTACAAACGACACCAACAAAAACTTTACGAATCCATCAGATTTTAATTTGCAAAAAGGAGATTTCTTCCGATTCAAAACAATCCAACTTGGATATTCATTTCCAAAAGAATGGATAGAAAGCATCTCATTGCAAAAAGTAAGATTGTATGTAACAGGAGAAAATTTATGGACGATTACCAAATATACTGGTTATGATCCTGAAATTGGAGGCCCTACTACAGCAGGGATGAACAACGTACAAGGTGTTGACAGAGGGTACTATCCTCAGGCAAAATCGTATATGTTAGGAGTTAATTTGCAATTTTAA
- a CDS encoding RagB/SusD family nutrient uptake outer membrane protein — MKLISFKQSLFALGVLLTLGSCDTDEKLEVKGDGVVLEDNFYRNETEAYSGLVAAYDKLGKFAGAMENAPLLFLNSASDDFYAGGGGSDDQPGLQVASNYSVSPANIPPAIWADYYKGVARCNIMLVKLPNVPMDAAKKARFAAEVKALRAYYYFDLVRMFKNIPLILKPLTKNEIPLVVQAKPDEVYAQIEKDLNEAIPDLPMTLPEPELGRFSKGAATALLGKVYLYDNKKPQAAAELAKVNGTPGGTSSFGYKLMDTFASLWDHTKKFNSESIFEITYTDKSNADWGNFERGDDEGNVAAQLMGIRDYSRTKYGKAALLPDYINGWGFCVVTADLANTMKSDPRFASTIFDAKTARATGDPDKDPNTLITYKDSYQETGYHFIKYAPVNADIKASNPFLNFGINTYVIRLADTYLLEAEALGGTGARAQALLDAVRVRAGLTPVPVSIPAILDERRLELAGEGHRWFDLVRTGQAAAKLAFKGFQANKNEAFPIPYSEFNNTKMVQNQGYPQ, encoded by the coding sequence ATGAAACTTATAAGTTTTAAACAATCATTATTCGCTTTAGGAGTGTTGCTGACACTTGGATCGTGTGATACCGATGAAAAATTAGAAGTAAAAGGGGATGGTGTAGTACTGGAAGATAATTTTTACAGAAACGAAACCGAGGCTTATTCAGGTCTGGTAGCAGCATACGATAAACTAGGAAAGTTTGCAGGAGCAATGGAGAATGCACCCTTATTATTCTTAAATTCTGCGTCAGATGATTTTTATGCAGGAGGTGGTGGTTCAGATGACCAGCCAGGACTTCAGGTGGCATCGAACTATTCTGTTAGTCCGGCGAATATTCCGCCGGCAATTTGGGCAGATTATTACAAAGGCGTGGCAAGATGTAACATCATGCTGGTAAAACTTCCGAATGTCCCTATGGATGCCGCTAAGAAAGCAAGATTTGCTGCAGAAGTAAAAGCATTACGTGCTTATTACTATTTTGATTTGGTGAGAATGTTTAAAAATATTCCTTTGATCCTGAAACCGTTAACGAAAAATGAAATTCCTTTAGTTGTGCAGGCTAAGCCTGACGAGGTTTATGCACAAATTGAAAAAGATTTGAACGAAGCAATTCCTGATCTACCGATGACCTTACCTGAACCGGAGTTAGGAAGATTCTCTAAAGGAGCTGCAACAGCACTTTTAGGAAAAGTATATTTATACGATAACAAAAAGCCACAAGCAGCGGCTGAATTAGCAAAAGTTAATGGAACTCCCGGAGGAACAAGTAGTTTTGGCTATAAGTTGATGGATACTTTCGCTTCTTTATGGGATCATACCAAAAAATTCAATTCAGAATCTATCTTTGAAATTACCTACACCGATAAATCCAATGCAGATTGGGGGAATTTTGAAAGAGGTGATGATGAAGGAAACGTTGCCGCTCAGTTGATGGGAATCAGAGATTATTCCAGAACAAAATATGGAAAAGCTGCACTTTTGCCAGATTATATTAATGGATGGGGTTTTTGTGTTGTTACCGCAGATCTGGCAAATACGATGAAAAGCGATCCACGTTTCGCGTCTACTATTTTTGATGCAAAGACCGCAAGAGCTACAGGAGATCCGGATAAAGATCCGAACACTTTGATTACTTACAAAGACAGTTATCAGGAGACTGGATATCATTTTATTAAATATGCACCAGTTAATGCCGATATCAAAGCAAGTAACCCTTTCTTAAATTTTGGAATCAATACCTACGTTATTCGTTTGGCAGATACTTATTTATTAGAGGCTGAAGCTTTAGGAGGAACAGGAGCAAGAGCTCAGGCACTATTAGATGCTGTTAGAGTAAGAGCCGGATTAACACCGGTACCGGTTTCTATTCCGGCTATTTTAGACGAAAGAAGATTAGAACTTGCAGGTGAAGGTCATCGTTGGTTTGATTTGGTGAGAACAGGTCAGGCTGCTGCCAAACTTGCTTTCAAAGGATTTCAGGCCAATAAAAATGAAGCATTCCCAATTCCATATAGTGAATTTAATAACACTAAAATGGTTCAAAATCAGGGATATCCACAATAA
- a CDS encoding glycoside hydrolase family 30 protein — translation MRKIGYIITCLCFSLSVFPQQKNQKQQQKFTTTNKKITVYTTAANTQLRLTPTDHLNFTASRQPIETELSVFVEPSKRFQSFLGIGGAITDASAEIFAQLSKEKQTEFLNAYYDTQKGIGYSLLRTTIQSSDFSSGSYSYIEEGDKDLKTFSIDHDRKYRLPMIKAVLKKAGGKMITYATPWSPNAFMKSNKNVLKGGTLLPEFYQPWANFYAKFIKAYEKEGIPIWATSVQNEPMATQTWESCLYTAEQERDFLKNYLGPTLKKEGLGKVKIIAWDHNRDLMVQRANVIFSDPEASKYVWGMGFHWYETWTGAQPMFDNVARVHEAYPDKKLIFTEGCVEKFDAAKYQFWPNAERYGTSMINDFNNGTVGWTDWNILLDQFGGPNHVGNFCFAPIHADTTTGELIYTPSYYYIGHFSKFIRPNAVRVSTSVSRSYLSSTSFLNTDGKMATVVMNNTDNAITYNFIIATEQTIVKIPAHAIQTLVY, via the coding sequence ATGAGAAAGATTGGCTATATTATTACTTGTTTATGTTTTTCTTTATCTGTTTTTCCACAACAGAAAAACCAAAAACAGCAACAAAAATTTACCACTACCAATAAAAAAATAACGGTTTATACCACAGCAGCAAATACACAATTAAGATTAACACCAACAGATCATTTAAATTTTACCGCATCCAGACAGCCTATAGAAACAGAGTTGTCCGTTTTTGTTGAACCATCCAAACGTTTCCAGAGTTTTCTGGGGATTGGCGGTGCCATTACCGATGCAAGTGCCGAAATTTTTGCCCAATTATCAAAAGAAAAACAGACGGAATTTTTAAACGCTTACTACGATACCCAAAAAGGAATCGGTTATTCATTGCTAAGAACAACTATTCAAAGTTCTGATTTTAGCAGCGGAAGTTATTCTTATATCGAAGAAGGCGACAAAGATTTAAAAACATTTTCGATTGATCATGACCGCAAATACCGTTTACCCATGATTAAAGCGGTCCTAAAAAAGGCTGGCGGAAAAATGATTACTTATGCTACTCCGTGGTCACCAAATGCTTTTATGAAAAGCAATAAGAATGTACTCAAAGGCGGAACATTACTCCCGGAATTTTATCAACCGTGGGCAAACTTCTATGCAAAATTTATAAAAGCATACGAAAAAGAAGGAATTCCAATTTGGGCAACATCCGTTCAGAATGAACCCATGGCCACCCAAACCTGGGAATCCTGTTTGTACACTGCCGAACAGGAAAGAGATTTCCTGAAGAATTACCTTGGACCAACCTTAAAAAAAGAAGGTTTGGGAAAGGTAAAAATTATTGCCTGGGATCACAATCGTGATTTAATGGTACAGAGAGCCAATGTTATTTTCTCAGACCCGGAAGCTTCTAAATATGTTTGGGGAATGGGTTTTCATTGGTACGAAACCTGGACAGGAGCTCAGCCGATGTTTGACAATGTCGCAAGAGTACATGAAGCATATCCGGACAAAAAACTCATTTTTACAGAAGGTTGTGTCGAGAAATTTGACGCTGCAAAATACCAATTCTGGCCAAACGCAGAGCGATACGGCACTTCTATGATCAATGATTTTAACAACGGAACCGTGGGCTGGACAGACTGGAATATACTTTTGGACCAATTTGGAGGACCAAATCACGTAGGCAATTTTTGCTTCGCACCCATACATGCAGATACCACTACAGGGGAACTCATTTACACCCCATCGTATTATTATATCGGGCATTTTTCAAAATTCATTCGTCCTAATGCCGTTCGTGTAAGTACTTCGGTAAGCCGCAGTTATTTGTCAAGTACCTCTTTTTTGAATACTGATGGGAAAATGGCAACCGTAGTGATGAACAATACCGACAATGCTATTACCTATAATTTTATTATTGCAACAGAACAGACCATTGTAAAAATTCCTGCACACGCGATACAAACGCTGGTCTATTAA
- a CDS encoding glycoside hydrolase family 30 protein, translating into MKAINSVLIAPLLVLQFVASSKVGAQSAAPSFKSNPKIQVYTTAENTKLRLSLSNDFILNPASQQTKTAVSITIDPSKTDQTFLGIGGAITDASAEVFAKLSSKKQQEFLTAYYDKNKGIGFSLARTNMHSCDFSSESYTYIQEGDKELKTFTIDHDKKYRIPLLKKAIETAGGKLTLFVSPWSPPAFMKDNKDILHGGVLLPEFAQSWANYYAKFIKAYEKEGIPVWGLTIQNEPMASQRWESCIYTPEAERDFLKNFLGPTLEKEGLGSKKIIIWDHNRGEMLEKRANLVFSDPEVSKYAWGIGFHWYETWNGGSPKFESVGKVHEAFPNKNLLFTEGCIEKFDASKFQFWGNAERYGINMIHDFNNGTVGWTDWNILLDQNGGPNYVGNFCFAPIHADTTKDELIYTPMYYYIGHFSKFIQPGAKRIRNVISDKSVLSTSFLNTNGKIATVVMNQSDKEVVYEIAINSVKKTLTIPAHAIQTLVY; encoded by the coding sequence ATGAAAGCCATAAATAGCGTTTTAATCGCCCCATTACTAGTGCTGCAATTCGTTGCTTCTTCAAAAGTTGGAGCGCAGTCTGCAGCACCCTCATTTAAATCAAACCCAAAAATACAAGTATATACTACTGCCGAAAACACCAAATTAAGATTGTCATTATCCAATGATTTCATTTTAAATCCAGCTTCACAGCAAACAAAAACAGCCGTTTCAATTACGATCGATCCTTCAAAAACAGACCAGACTTTTTTAGGAATTGGCGGAGCCATTACCGATGCCAGTGCAGAAGTTTTTGCTAAACTGTCATCCAAAAAACAACAGGAATTTCTAACCGCTTACTATGATAAAAATAAAGGAATAGGGTTTTCTTTGGCCAGAACCAATATGCATAGCTGTGATTTTAGCAGCGAAAGTTATACCTATATTCAGGAAGGTGACAAAGAGCTAAAAACCTTTACTATTGATCACGATAAAAAATACCGAATCCCATTACTCAAAAAAGCAATTGAAACAGCCGGCGGGAAATTAACGTTATTTGTTAGTCCCTGGAGTCCTCCGGCTTTTATGAAAGACAATAAGGATATTTTGCACGGCGGAGTTTTATTGCCGGAGTTTGCACAATCATGGGCCAATTATTATGCTAAATTTATAAAAGCATACGAAAAAGAAGGAATTCCGGTCTGGGGACTGACGATTCAAAATGAACCAATGGCAAGTCAGAGATGGGAGTCTTGCATTTACACCCCGGAAGCCGAAAGAGATTTTTTGAAAAACTTTCTGGGGCCTACTTTAGAAAAAGAAGGATTGGGATCTAAAAAGATCATTATTTGGGACCACAACCGCGGAGAGATGCTAGAGAAAAGAGCTAATTTAGTTTTTTCTGATCCTGAAGTTTCCAAATACGCCTGGGGAATTGGATTCCACTGGTACGAAACCTGGAACGGAGGCAGTCCGAAATTTGAATCCGTGGGGAAAGTACATGAAGCTTTTCCGAACAAAAATCTGCTTTTTACCGAAGGCTGTATTGAAAAATTTGACGCTTCGAAATTCCAGTTTTGGGGTAATGCCGAACGATACGGAATCAATATGATCCATGATTTTAACAACGGAACGGTAGGTTGGACAGACTGGAACATTTTGCTGGATCAAAACGGAGGCCCCAATTATGTTGGTAATTTTTGTTTTGCCCCAATTCATGCCGATACCACAAAAGATGAATTGATCTACACACCGATGTACTATTATATTGGACATTTTTCAAAATTCATCCAACCGGGAGCGAAAAGAATTAGAAATGTAATAAGCGACAAAAGTGTATTAAGCACTTCTTTTCTAAATACAAACGGAAAAATTGCCACCGTTGTAATGAATCAGTCAGACAAAGAAGTGGTGTACGAAATAGCAATCAATTCGGTGAAAAAAACGCTTACTATACCGGCTCATGCCATACAAACGTTAGTGTACTAG